In a single window of the Flavobacterium sp. W4I14 genome:
- a CDS encoding putative neuraminidase (product_source=COG4692; cath_funfam=2.120.10.10; cleavage_site_network=SignalP-TM; cog=COG4692; pfam=PF13088; superfamily=50939), with protein sequence MHKYFSIVFILIFLSLNVCAQKVEIIQSTTIFEKAPFEACHASTLVDLGKGKIMAAWFGGKHEGSKDVVIWSSIKTGIQWSNPIEIANGIINDSSRFACWNPVLFKTKNGTLFLHYKVGANPRTWWAEYKTSVNNGKTWSKAQKLPKDFLGPIKNKPIQLSNGTILYPSSTESLDEKTWAVHIEKSDGKGKNWKKININCDTFGVIQPSILTYPNGRLQLLCRSRQNVVVESWSEDNGETWSKLKATQLPNPNSGSDAVTLKDGRQLLVYNPLTAGKNWWEGRSVLKLAISTDGENWQDIYTLENHAKGEYSYPAIIQDKSSNIHLSYTAERKKITYMEIRLVYSP encoded by the coding sequence ATGCATAAATATTTTTCAATTGTTTTTATACTGATTTTTCTTTCTTTAAACGTTTGTGCGCAAAAAGTAGAAATCATTCAGTCGACTACTATCTTTGAAAAGGCTCCATTTGAGGCCTGCCATGCCTCTACCCTGGTTGATTTAGGTAAAGGAAAAATAATGGCGGCCTGGTTTGGCGGTAAACACGAAGGCAGTAAAGACGTCGTAATCTGGTCGTCAATAAAAACCGGTATACAATGGAGTAACCCGATCGAAATTGCAAATGGAATAATAAACGATTCCAGCAGATTTGCCTGCTGGAATCCTGTTCTTTTTAAAACGAAAAACGGGACTTTATTTTTACATTATAAGGTAGGTGCAAATCCAAGAACCTGGTGGGCAGAATATAAAACATCTGTTAATAATGGCAAAACATGGTCTAAAGCGCAGAAATTGCCTAAAGATTTTCTAGGACCAATCAAAAACAAACCTATTCAATTATCAAATGGAACAATTCTTTATCCCTCGAGTACAGAAAGTTTAGATGAAAAAACATGGGCCGTCCACATTGAAAAATCAGATGGCAAAGGTAAAAACTGGAAAAAGATCAACATCAACTGTGATACTTTTGGTGTAATCCAACCTTCTATTTTAACCTATCCAAATGGCAGGCTACAGTTATTATGTAGAAGCAGGCAAAATGTGGTTGTAGAAAGCTGGTCGGAAGATAATGGTGAAACCTGGTCAAAACTTAAGGCTACTCAATTGCCTAATCCAAATTCGGGCAGTGATGCCGTAACCCTGAAAGATGGTCGGCAGTTACTGGTTTACAATCCGTTAACAGCAGGCAAAAACTGGTGGGAAGGCAGATCAGTATTAAAACTGGCCATATCAACCGATGGTGAAAACTGGCAGGATATTTACACACTAGAAAACCATGCTAAAGGCGAATATAGCTATCCGGCCATTATCCAGGATAAAAGCAGTAACATCCATTTGAGCTACACCGCCGAGCGGAAAAAAATTACTTACATGGAGATCAGGTTAGTCTATAGTCCATAG
- a CDS encoding peptide/nickel transport system ATP-binding protein (product_source=KO:K02032; cath_funfam=3.40.50.300; cog=COG1123; ko=KO:K02032; pfam=PF00005,PF08352; smart=SM00382; superfamily=52540): protein MLNVENLNIDFYNQDEKTWFKAVKQISFNVKKGTVLGIVGESGSGKSVTSFSIMRLHDERAAKITGEIDFEDISLLNLSSNEISQIRGNQISMIFQEPMTSLNPVFTCGYQVAEAIMLHRKVDKAEARKHTIALFNEVQLPRPEKIFDSYPHQISGGQKQRVMIAMALSCDPKLLIADEPTTALDVTVQKTILQLLLKLKQERNMAMIFISHDLGVVNEIADEVAVMYKGEIVEQGPSKSIFENPQHPYTKGLLACRPSPSLQLKKLPVVADFLTGKIDDASAHLQASNQLTTAEIATRRAKLYVQKPLLQIKDLCTWYPIHNGLFGKTTDYVKAVDQLNFEVFPGETLGLVGESGCGKTTLGRTILRLIQPTSGEIIFNGENITHIDKTALRKLRKDVQIIFQDPYASLNPKLSIGQSILEPLQVHKLYRNDSERKQKVLELLDKVGLKEEHFNRYPHEFSGGQRQRVVIARALALQPKFIICDESVSALDVSVQAQVLNLIKDLQREFGLTYIFISHDLAVVKHISDRILVMNKGKIEEEGYPEQIFYAPKAAYTKKLIEAIPGHQ, encoded by the coding sequence ATGCTAAACGTAGAAAACCTAAATATCGATTTTTATAACCAGGATGAGAAAACTTGGTTTAAAGCTGTAAAACAGATCAGTTTTAATGTGAAAAAAGGAACCGTTTTAGGTATCGTTGGCGAATCTGGTTCCGGAAAATCAGTTACATCCTTCTCCATTATGCGCTTGCATGATGAACGTGCGGCAAAAATTACCGGAGAAATAGATTTTGAAGATATTAGCCTGCTCAATCTCAGCTCGAACGAAATCAGCCAGATCAGGGGAAACCAGATCTCAATGATTTTCCAGGAACCCATGACTTCGCTCAACCCCGTTTTTACCTGCGGATACCAGGTGGCAGAAGCCATTATGCTGCACCGAAAAGTAGATAAAGCTGAAGCCAGAAAACATACCATTGCACTGTTTAATGAAGTGCAATTACCACGACCAGAAAAAATATTTGATAGCTACCCACACCAAATATCAGGCGGGCAAAAGCAAAGGGTTATGATTGCCATGGCCCTAAGCTGCGATCCAAAATTATTGATAGCTGATGAACCCACAACAGCATTAGATGTAACCGTTCAGAAAACAATTTTACAGCTGTTGTTAAAACTAAAACAGGAACGGAATATGGCAATGATCTTTATCTCGCACGATTTAGGCGTAGTAAATGAAATTGCTGATGAAGTCGCTGTAATGTACAAAGGCGAAATCGTAGAGCAAGGCCCATCAAAATCTATTTTCGAAAACCCACAACATCCGTACACCAAAGGTTTGCTTGCCTGTCGCCCATCACCTAGTCTACAATTAAAAAAATTACCTGTGGTGGCCGATTTCCTTACCGGAAAAATTGATGATGCTTCAGCACATTTACAGGCTTCAAACCAGCTAACAACAGCAGAAATAGCCACACGGAGAGCGAAACTTTACGTCCAGAAACCTTTACTTCAGATTAAAGATCTATGTACCTGGTATCCCATTCACAATGGTCTTTTTGGCAAAACGACTGATTACGTTAAAGCTGTTGACCAGCTGAATTTCGAGGTTTTCCCTGGTGAAACCTTAGGTCTGGTTGGCGAATCGGGTTGTGGCAAAACCACTCTTGGCCGTACCATTTTACGGTTGATACAACCTACTTCTGGTGAAATTATTTTTAATGGAGAAAACATTACACACATCGACAAAACGGCCTTACGAAAGTTAAGGAAAGATGTTCAGATTATTTTTCAGGATCCTTACGCTTCATTAAATCCAAAATTAAGTATCGGTCAATCGATTTTAGAGCCATTACAGGTGCATAAATTATACCGTAACGATAGCGAGCGTAAACAAAAGGTACTGGAATTGCTTGATAAAGTAGGCTTAAAAGAAGAACATTTTAACCGATATCCGCATGAATTTAGTGGCGGACAAAGGCAGCGTGTGGTTATTGCAAGGGCTTTGGCTTTACAACCTAAATTTATCATCTGCGACGAATCGGTATCAGCTTTAGATGTTTCCGTTCAGGCGCAGGTTTTAAACCTCATCAAAGACCTCCAACGCGAATTCGGACTCACTTATATCTTTATTTCTCATGACTTGGCCGTTGTAAAGCATATTTCAGACCGTATTTTAGTGATGAATAAAGGAAAAATCGAAGAAGAAGGTTATCCAGAGCAGATATTTTACGCGCCAAAAGCAGCTTATACGAAAAAACTGATCGAGGCTATTCCAGGACACCAATAA
- a CDS encoding uncharacterized protein YprB with RNaseH-like and TPR domain (product_source=COG3359; cath_funfam=3.30.420.10; cog=COG3359; ko=KO:K07501; pfam=PF10108; superfamily=53098), with the protein MLKALDLNQVMVIDIETVPQYPSFQDVPPHFQELWEQKTHYQRSADQNAEEFYEKAGIMAEFGKIICISMGIFSVQDKSSSLRIKSIFGHDEKEMLLQFSALLSKQMPTLMFCAHNGKEFDFPYICRRLLVNGIEIPAQLQLSGKKPWEINHIDTMELWKFGDYKHFTSLNLLAAILDIPTPKDDINGAQVRQVYYEEKNLDRIVTYCQKDVITTAQVLLKFKGMDIIPAENITIVT; encoded by the coding sequence ATGTTAAAGGCGTTAGATCTCAATCAGGTAATGGTTATCGATATCGAAACTGTACCACAATATCCATCTTTTCAAGATGTACCCCCGCATTTCCAGGAACTTTGGGAGCAGAAAACACATTATCAAAGAAGTGCAGACCAAAATGCTGAAGAATTTTATGAAAAAGCAGGAATTATGGCAGAATTCGGCAAGATTATCTGCATTAGCATGGGCATTTTCAGTGTACAGGACAAATCATCGTCTTTGCGAATTAAATCTATTTTTGGCCACGATGAAAAAGAAATGCTGTTACAATTTTCCGCGTTATTGAGTAAACAAATGCCCACCTTGATGTTCTGTGCACATAATGGAAAAGAATTCGATTTCCCATATATCTGCCGCAGATTATTGGTAAATGGCATAGAAATTCCTGCTCAACTGCAGCTTTCGGGTAAAAAACCCTGGGAAATAAACCATATCGATACAATGGAACTTTGGAAGTTTGGTGACTATAAACATTTTACTTCCTTAAACCTGCTGGCTGCTATTTTAGATATTCCTACTCCTAAAGATGATATTAACGGTGCGCAGGTAAGACAAGTTTATTATGAAGAAAAAAATCTCGATAGAATTGTTACCTATTGCCAGAAAGATGTAATTACTACCGCCCAGGTATTGTTAAAATTTAAAGGCATGGATATAATTCCGGCAGAAAACATTACCATTGTAACGTAA
- a CDS encoding hypothetical protein (product_source=Hypo-rule applied; pfam=PF07617), whose product MAKSKFEQSLADGAHQQLQSLIGNWSGITKTWFEKDVLADESPAEAKITSILGNRFISLDYQGSLEGKAFEGKMIIGFDIPYQRFTTSWIDSFHMGTQIMLSSGEATAKGFSVFGEYGNPEYGEQLWGWRTALEIINKNEIVLTAYNISPEGEEAKATETVYRRK is encoded by the coding sequence ATGGCGAAAAGTAAATTTGAGCAATCTTTAGCAGATGGTGCTCACCAACAGCTTCAAAGTTTAATTGGTAACTGGAGCGGGATAACCAAAACCTGGTTCGAAAAGGATGTGCTTGCTGATGAATCTCCAGCTGAAGCAAAAATTACTTCTATTTTAGGCAACCGTTTTATTTCTCTTGACTACCAGGGAAGTTTAGAAGGAAAAGCTTTTGAAGGCAAAATGATTATCGGTTTTGATATTCCTTACCAAAGATTTACGACAAGTTGGATAGATAGTTTTCACATGGGCACGCAGATTATGCTTTCGAGCGGTGAGGCTACAGCAAAAGGTTTTTCTGTTTTTGGCGAATATGGCAATCCGGAATATGGCGAGCAGCTTTGGGGCTGGAGAACAGCGCTTGAAATAATTAACAAAAATGAAATCGTATTAACGGCTTATAATATTTCGCCGGAAGGGGAAGAAGCCAAAGCGACTGAAACGGTTTATAGAAGAAAATAA